The Bacteroidales bacterium genome has a window encoding:
- a CDS encoding GWxTD domain-containing protein, with protein MRNSPVKIILKLSVLLVLAAGCKATEKVSLHNLAYLYQAEKQFTEQNSWVYHNTDSTSTLFVEVLFSNLVYQKDPYTGLYTCSYRLSYKLSAGYESKEALQSSFLLSGDSLNYGKNTSIVHSFDIKVKYPGNYLLEITLYDFNRPDGSTWYVDLEKRTMMGKQNFLVLNRNSGLIFKDYIPEGEQFKVITDQTDLKFLFVSYYQRDFPVARPPYTEDRDPVFDYRPDSAFLIPVFNGETGWIMLDKPGFYHFRKDTINRAGLTLYNFPEGFPEIATADQLRDPLRYITTRKEYDTLVDNSNVKAAVDDFWLKTARTPERAKNLIQKYYSNVEEANLYFTSYLEGWKTDRGLIYIIFGKPAYVYRSKGTEEWIYGEPENRSSLRFTFVQVNNPFTDNDYMLLRTPTLKEPWFITVQSWRR; from the coding sequence ATGAGGAATAGTCCAGTTAAAATCATATTGAAACTATCTGTCCTGCTGGTTTTAGCTGCAGGATGCAAGGCAACAGAAAAGGTTAGCCTGCATAACCTGGCATATCTCTACCAGGCTGAAAAGCAATTCACCGAACAGAACAGTTGGGTTTATCATAATACTGATTCTACCTCAACCCTTTTCGTGGAAGTATTATTCAGTAACCTGGTGTATCAAAAAGACCCATACACCGGGCTCTATACATGTTCCTACCGTTTAAGCTACAAACTTTCTGCCGGATACGAATCGAAAGAGGCACTGCAAAGTTCATTCCTGTTGTCAGGTGATTCGCTCAATTATGGTAAGAATACCAGCATCGTTCATTCTTTTGATATTAAAGTAAAGTACCCCGGTAATTACCTGCTTGAGATAACACTTTATGACTTTAACAGGCCGGACGGTTCTACCTGGTATGTAGACCTGGAAAAGCGCACCATGATGGGGAAGCAGAATTTCCTGGTATTGAACCGGAATAGTGGACTGATATTTAAGGATTATATCCCTGAAGGGGAACAATTCAAAGTGATTACGGATCAGACTGACCTTAAATTCCTTTTTGTAAGTTATTATCAGAGGGATTTTCCTGTGGCACGGCCTCCGTATACCGAAGACCGTGACCCGGTTTTTGATTACAGACCGGATAGCGCCTTTCTCATACCAGTATTTAATGGCGAAACGGGATGGATCATGCTGGATAAGCCCGGCTTTTACCATTTCAGAAAAGATACAATTAACAGGGCAGGATTGACTTTATATAATTTTCCGGAAGGATTTCCTGAAATTGCCACGGCCGATCAACTCAGGGACCCGCTGCGCTATATCACAACCCGCAAGGAATATGACACGCTGGTAGATAACAGTAATGTTAAAGCAGCCGTAGATGATTTCTGGCTGAAAACGGCCAGGACCCCGGAAAGAGCCAAGAACCTCATCCAGAAATACTATTCAAATGTAGAGGAAGCAAACCTTTATTTCACATCTTATCTTGAAGGATGGAAGACAGACCGGGGACTCATTTACATCATTTTTGGAAAACCGGCTTATGTTTACCGTAGCAAAGGGACGGAGGAGTGGATTTATGGAGAACCCGAAAACCGCAGTTCCCTGCGTTTTACATTCGTGCAGGTGAATAATCCGTTTACAGATAATGATTATATGCTGCTTCGCACCCCGACGTTGAAAGAGCCATGGTTCATCACTGTTCAGAGTTGGAGACGGTAA
- the rmuC gene encoding DNA recombination protein RmuC: MLILYIVLSFLMGAVLAFLIMRGRAASLRAALQEEIAKLDKESGILQDRLLSLQGDNQKLLLELSSEREANKEIAISLARQGVEYDNIREKLNTQKAELEELNKKFTTEFQNIAHKILRENSNEFTSLNQKKISDILVPLKEKIEKFEKKVDDTYEKGLIEQTQLREAIKNLHELNSRISEEANNLTRALKSDSKKMGNWGEMILDRILEQSGLEKGKEYFNQYTDRSEEGTILRPDVVIRLPEKKHIIIDSKVSLIAYDRFVNSTDENDKDRWQKAHVDSVRDHIKGLSEKSYTAAITLDSPDFVLLFMPLESAFSLALQHDPELFNYAWQRRIVMVSPTTLLATLKTVESIWKHEKQTQNAMDIARQGTSLYDKFVNFIGDLEKIGGQIDSLQHTYQDAHKKLTSGKGNLVRQAEKLKELGIKTEKSLSEKLLPGDEE; encoded by the coding sequence ATGTTGATTTTATACATTGTTTTATCGTTTTTAATGGGGGCAGTCCTGGCTTTTCTGATTATGCGGGGCCGTGCAGCCAGTCTCAGGGCTGCTCTTCAGGAAGAAATAGCTAAACTTGACAAAGAGTCAGGTATTCTGCAGGATAGATTATTGTCGCTCCAGGGGGACAACCAGAAATTATTGCTGGAACTCAGCTCGGAGCGGGAGGCCAACAAGGAAATAGCAATTAGCCTGGCCAGGCAGGGAGTCGAATATGATAATATCCGTGAAAAATTGAATACCCAGAAAGCTGAACTGGAAGAACTTAACAAGAAATTTACAACCGAGTTCCAAAATATCGCCCACAAAATTTTAAGAGAGAACTCCAATGAATTTACCAGCCTGAATCAAAAAAAAATCAGTGACATATTGGTACCGCTGAAAGAAAAGATCGAGAAATTTGAGAAAAAAGTTGATGATACTTATGAGAAAGGATTAATTGAGCAAACTCAACTTCGCGAAGCAATTAAAAATCTTCATGAATTAAATTCCCGCATCAGCGAAGAGGCGAATAACCTGACACGCGCACTGAAATCGGATTCCAAGAAGATGGGAAACTGGGGCGAAATGATCCTTGACCGGATCCTTGAACAATCAGGCCTGGAAAAAGGAAAAGAATATTTTAACCAATATACCGACCGCTCTGAAGAAGGAACCATTCTCAGACCCGATGTCGTAATCAGGCTTCCTGAAAAAAAACACATCATTATCGACTCAAAAGTGTCGCTTATTGCCTATGACCGGTTTGTGAACAGCACTGATGAAAACGACAAGGACCGCTGGCAAAAAGCACATGTCGATTCTGTCCGTGATCACATTAAAGGTTTGAGTGAAAAAAGCTACACTGCTGCCATCACCTTGGATTCACCCGATTTTGTATTGCTGTTCATGCCGCTGGAATCGGCTTTCAGCCTTGCTCTTCAACATGATCCTGAATTGTTTAATTATGCCTGGCAGCGCCGGATCGTGATGGTCAGCCCGACTACGTTACTGGCTACCCTGAAAACAGTTGAATCGATCTGGAAACATGAAAAACAAACCCAGAATGCCATGGATATAGCCAGGCAGGGCACCAGCCTCTACGATAAGTTTGTGAACTTCATTGGCGACCTGGAAAAGATCGGAGGGCAGATCGACTCGCTGCAGCATACTTACCAGGATGCCCATAAGAAGCTGACAAGCGGTAAGGGAAACCTGGTCAGGCAGGCAGAAAAGCTTAAAGAACTCGGTATTAAAACTGAAAAATCTTTATCTGAAAAATTATTACCCGGGGATGAGGAATAG
- a CDS encoding energy transducer TonB — protein sequence MKKLLLIDPTLLFFFILMINPTFSQSYTPAHPYSEPKLLQDFLCSEVTYPDKALDQGIEGKVVLSFVVGKDGSISQVRVKESAGPELDAEARRLFSLLLWEPAVSFGQPVASEIEFPINFNIKKYNKHCKARGYTTPDYPFYPIDSSNVVFDYPEVDKKPYPIFDEKGMNLASFIAKSIKYPEVAYKQSLSGKVTLQFVVELHGRVSNIKVVEAVGGGCTQEAIRLLQMIRWMPGIKNDTAVRTFMKLDIEFKLAENSDMEMFENNQMNSN from the coding sequence ATGAAAAAGCTGCTACTAATTGATCCTACTCTCCTGTTTTTCTTCATTTTAATGATTAACCCTACATTTTCCCAAAGTTATACCCCCGCACATCCATATAGTGAGCCAAAATTACTCCAGGATTTCCTTTGTTCCGAAGTAACTTACCCGGACAAAGCCTTAGATCAAGGAATAGAAGGGAAAGTAGTACTGTCCTTCGTCGTCGGCAAAGATGGCAGTATCAGCCAGGTCAGGGTTAAAGAATCAGCCGGCCCGGAATTAGATGCTGAAGCCAGGCGGCTTTTTAGTTTATTGTTATGGGAACCTGCCGTTAGTTTTGGCCAGCCAGTAGCTTCAGAAATCGAATTTCCTATCAATTTCAATATTAAAAAATATAATAAACATTGTAAAGCAAGGGGCTATACAACCCCTGATTATCCATTCTATCCCATTGATTCTTCAAATGTTGTCTTTGATTACCCGGAGGTCGACAAGAAACCTTATCCGATTTTCGATGAAAAGGGAATGAACCTGGCATCATTTATCGCAAAAAGCATCAAATATCCGGAGGTTGCATATAAGCAGAGCCTTTCCGGAAAAGTAACCTTGCAATTTGTCGTTGAGCTTCATGGACGGGTCTCCAATATCAAAGTTGTGGAAGCGGTGGGTGGAGGTTGCACCCAGGAGGCGATCCGGCTGCTCCAGATGATCCGTTGGATGCCAGGAATAAAAAATGACACAGCGGTGAGGACTTTTATGAAACTCGACATTGAATTTAAACTGGCTGAGAATTCCGACATGGAGATGTTTGAGAACAACCAGATGAATTCAAACTAA
- a CDS encoding DUF4293 domain-containing protein, whose translation MIQRIQSIFLLLAFLAAVALFFYPLAGIYSNLTAYKFYIYGLKNMVPGEASQFSFMTTFPLLLLNILVAALSLICVFLYKNRVRQAKLVRLAILLEIVLIALVFFVYASIIERNLLASPDYLDEAGIYFPLISLIFLILANRYIMKDEKLVRSVDRLR comes from the coding sequence ATGATACAACGCATCCAATCAATCTTCCTGCTGCTGGCATTCCTGGCTGCCGTGGCTTTGTTCTTTTACCCGCTGGCCGGCATCTATTCCAATCTCACAGCCTATAAATTCTATATTTATGGATTAAAAAACATGGTTCCGGGGGAAGCCTCCCAGTTCTCATTCATGACGACTTTCCCTTTATTGTTGTTGAATATCCTGGTAGCTGCCCTGTCGCTGATCTGTGTTTTTCTTTATAAAAACAGGGTCCGGCAGGCCAAGCTTGTCAGGCTGGCTATACTTCTCGAAATAGTCCTCATTGCACTGGTATTTTTCGTTTATGCAAGTATTATCGAAAGAAACCTGCTTGCATCTCCCGATTACCTTGATGAGGCTGGAATCTATTTTCCGCTGATCTCGCTGATATTCCTTATCCTGGCCAACAGGTATATCATGAAGGATGAAAAATTGGTCCGTTCCGTGGACCGGCTGAGGTAA